Proteins encoded in a region of the Uloborus diversus isolate 005 chromosome 1, Udiv.v.3.1, whole genome shotgun sequence genome:
- the LOC129224305 gene encoding cation-dependent mannose-6-phosphate receptor-like produces MKKHLFIFFIILKCALRCLCDCVLLKPTNTTDSAKENALLDVIKPLNDHVFRTKDIIDPAQYSYKVSICGKIDGQPSGAGAIQETRNKTYVLGRYDKVDIMGGTDWILLIYYGGDMYHTHCNNSHRVTQIMIICDPDVLIGKLEIIEERRSAESSCYYLFEIGSNVSCTARKRTEYVTHGLSSGSVFCILFFTFAFVYLVIGVLYKRIVLGAKGMEQIPNYCFWKDFGNLQADGCDYFCRWGLRHESQAYRGIDDHLKTDEERDDQLLNM; encoded by the exons ATGAAGAAACATCTTTTTATattcttcattattttaaaatgtgctcTGCGATGTTTATGTGACTGTGTTCTTTTAAAACCTACGAATACAACCGACAGTGCTAAAGAAAATGCCTTACTTGATGTAATAAAACCTTTAAATGATCATGT atttaGAACCAAAGATATTATAGACCCAGCCCAATATAGTTATAAAGTGAGCATTTGTGGAAAAATAGATGGTCAGCCTAGTGGCGCTGGTGCTATTCAAGAAACCAGGAATAAAACCTATGTTTTGGGAAGGTATGACAAGGTTGATATTATGGGAGGAA CGGATTGGATACTGTTAATATATTATGGTGGTGACATGTACCATACCCACTGCAACAACTCACATCGAGTTACACAAATCATGATCATCTGTGACCCTGATGTGCTTATA ggAAAACTAGAGATAATAGAAGAGAGAAGATCTGCTGAGTCTAGCTGCTATTATCTTTTCGAAATAGGAAGTAATGTCTCTTGCACTGCAAGAAAAAGAACTGAATATGTAACTCATGGCCTCAGTTCGGGCAGTGTGTTTTGTATTTT GTTTTTTACTTTTGCATTTGTTTATCTTGTGATTGGTGTCCTATACAAAAGAATTGTGCTGGGTGCAAAGGGTATGGAGCAAATACCTAACTATTGTTTCTGGAAAGACTTTGGGAATTTGCAAGCG GACGGATGTGATTATTTTTGTCGCTGGGGTTTGAGGCATGAATCACAAGCATATCGTGGAATTGATGATCATCTTAAGACGGATGAAGAGAGAGATGATCAACTATTAAATATGTGA